The Deltaproteobacteria bacterium genome has a segment encoding these proteins:
- a CDS encoding ABC transporter ATP-binding protein: NGTTIVIIEHIMHVIMTISDRIHAINFGQTIAEGTPKEVAANPAVIQAYLGTDYA; this comes from the coding sequence GAACGGCACCACCATCGTCATCATCGAGCACATCATGCACGTGATCATGACGATCTCCGACCGGATCCACGCGATCAACTTCGGCCAGACGATCGCCGAGGGGACGCCGAAGGAGGTGGCGGCGAACCCGGCGGTCATCCAGGCGTATCTGGGGACCGATTATGCTTAA